In one Polynucleobacter sp. JS-JIR-5-A7 genomic region, the following are encoded:
- a CDS encoding DNA topoisomerase IV subunit B yields MATRKTSEYSESSIQVLKGLEPVRQRPGMYTRTDNPLHIIQEVLDNASDEALGGFGKQIMVTLHTDGSVSVEDDGRGIPVGMHPTEKLPVVEIVFTQLHAGGKFEKGTGGAYAFSGGLHGVGVSVTNALSKRLEVTVWRDGQVSTLTFADGKVIEKLKSKSSTKDDKSHGTRVRAWPDGKYFDSSAIPMADLIRLLRSKAVLLPGVKVTLIQEKSGDSQTWQYAQGLRGYLNEAITQAGHGPEVIPAFEGEQYATGTGEDDSFAEGEGAAWVVSWTEDGAPVRESYVNLIPTPAGGTHESGLREGLFNAVKGFIEMHALQPKGVKLMPEDVFARASFILSAKVLDPQFQGQIKERLNSRDAVRLVSGYAKSALELWLNQHVDYGRKLADLVIKQAQARTRAGQKVEKKKSSGVAVLPGKLTDCESEDIAQNEIFLVEGDSAGGSAKMGRNKEYQAILPLRGKVLNTWEAERDRLFANNEVHDIAVAIGVDPHGPNDNPDLSNLRYGKVCILSDADVDGAHIQVLLLTLFYKHFPKLIELGHVHISRPPLFRVDAPARGKKPAQKIYALDASELQAIEDKLRKDGVKESAWQISRFKGLGEMSAEQLWDTTLNPDTRRLLPVTLGTWTEDETFKTMDMLMGKSESGARRDWLEERGNEVEADI; encoded by the coding sequence ATGGCTACCCGTAAAACTTCCGAATACAGCGAATCGTCGATTCAGGTCCTCAAAGGACTAGAACCAGTCCGTCAGCGTCCTGGGATGTACACCCGCACTGACAATCCTTTGCATATCATTCAAGAGGTCTTAGATAACGCTTCCGATGAAGCTCTGGGCGGATTTGGTAAGCAAATCATGGTTACTTTGCATACAGACGGCAGCGTAAGCGTGGAAGATGATGGTCGCGGTATTCCAGTTGGTATGCATCCTACAGAAAAGTTGCCTGTCGTCGAAATCGTCTTCACACAGCTTCATGCTGGCGGTAAATTTGAAAAAGGTACTGGCGGTGCTTACGCTTTCTCTGGCGGCTTGCATGGTGTCGGTGTCTCTGTAACCAATGCACTGTCTAAACGATTAGAGGTCACTGTTTGGCGTGATGGTCAAGTTTCTACCTTGACCTTTGCTGATGGCAAAGTGATTGAGAAACTCAAATCCAAATCATCCACTAAAGACGATAAGTCACATGGCACGCGTGTGCGTGCATGGCCCGACGGTAAATATTTTGATAGCTCCGCGATTCCGATGGCAGATCTGATTCGCTTGCTCAGATCCAAAGCGGTTCTTTTGCCAGGCGTCAAAGTCACATTGATTCAAGAGAAGTCTGGCGACAGTCAAACATGGCAGTATGCCCAAGGCTTACGTGGCTACCTCAATGAGGCGATTACCCAAGCTGGGCATGGTCCGGAAGTGATCCCAGCTTTTGAAGGTGAGCAATACGCTACTGGCACTGGTGAAGATGATTCCTTTGCCGAAGGCGAGGGCGCAGCCTGGGTAGTGAGCTGGACCGAAGATGGTGCACCGGTCCGTGAAAGTTATGTGAACTTGATTCCAACACCTGCCGGTGGAACACATGAAAGTGGTTTGCGCGAAGGTCTCTTTAATGCAGTCAAAGGTTTTATTGAGATGCATGCCTTGCAACCAAAGGGTGTGAAGCTCATGCCTGAAGACGTGTTCGCACGTGCCTCCTTTATTTTGTCTGCCAAAGTATTAGATCCACAATTTCAAGGTCAGATTAAAGAGCGCTTAAATTCGCGAGATGCAGTGCGTTTGGTTTCTGGATACGCAAAATCAGCTCTAGAGCTTTGGCTCAATCAACATGTTGACTATGGCCGCAAGCTCGCAGACTTGGTCATTAAACAAGCACAGGCTAGAACACGTGCCGGTCAAAAAGTCGAAAAGAAAAAGTCTTCTGGCGTCGCGGTACTTCCTGGAAAATTGACGGATTGCGAGAGTGAGGATATTGCCCAAAACGAGATCTTCTTGGTGGAGGGTGATTCAGCAGGTGGCTCAGCCAAAATGGGTCGTAATAAGGAATATCAGGCCATCTTGCCCTTGCGCGGTAAGGTTTTGAATACTTGGGAAGCAGAGCGTGATCGCCTATTTGCAAATAATGAAGTCCACGATATTGCGGTAGCGATTGGTGTCGACCCACACGGTCCGAATGACAATCCGGATCTCTCTAACTTGCGTTACGGCAAGGTTTGTATCTTGTCTGATGCGGATGTTGATGGCGCGCATATTCAAGTATTGCTGCTCACCTTGTTTTACAAACATTTTCCAAAACTCATTGAGTTAGGCCATGTCCATATTTCTAGACCACCGCTCTTTAGAGTAGATGCACCTGCGCGTGGTAAAAAACCAGCACAAAAAATTTATGCGCTCGATGCGAGCGAGTTGCAAGCCATTGAAGATAAGTTGCGCAAGGATGGCGTCAAAGAGTCTGCCTGGCAGATCTCTCGCTTTAAAGGCTTGGGTGAGATGAGTGCTGAGCAATTGTGGGATACCACCCTCAACCCAGATACGCGGCGTTTGTTACCGGTTACTTTAGGCACCTGGACTGAAGATGAGACCTTTAAAACCATGGATATGTTGATGGGTAAATCAGAGTCTGGTGCACGTCGTGATTGGTTAGAAGAGCGTGGCAATGAAGTGGAGGCAGATATTTAA
- a CDS encoding CaiB/BaiF CoA-transferase family protein — translation MGALSHIRVLDLSRVLAGPWCAQNLADLGADVIKVERPGAGDDTRHWGPPFAKDAHGQETDESAYFICINRNKRSITVDISKPEGQAIIRELTAESDVLIENYKVGDLAKYGLDYESLKKFKPDLIYCSITGFGQTGPYAHRPGYDFIIQGIGGFMSVTGEADDFEGASPQKSGVAIADIFTGMYASTAILAAVVHRDHTGEGQYIDMSLLDTQIAVMANVSSAYLTSGEVPRRWGNASPIIVPYQTFPTSDGWMIVAAGNDGQYRHFVNAGGEAHLADNPLFLTNPLRVQHRKQLIPLLEAMTRKKTKGDWIALLEQANVPCGPINNFKEVFENEQVIARNVQINVPHPTVGNMKLVASPMKLSKTPTEVRMAPPTLGQHTQEVLQERLHMDDKSIAALRNKGII, via the coding sequence ATGGGAGCCTTAAGTCATATTCGTGTTTTAGACCTCAGCCGGGTGCTTGCGGGTCCCTGGTGCGCTCAAAATCTCGCAGATTTAGGTGCGGACGTTATTAAAGTTGAGCGCCCAGGCGCTGGAGACGATACCCGCCACTGGGGCCCTCCCTTTGCCAAAGACGCTCATGGTCAAGAAACTGACGAGTCTGCCTACTTTATTTGCATCAATCGCAATAAACGCTCGATTACGGTTGATATCAGCAAACCGGAAGGCCAAGCGATTATTCGTGAGCTGACTGCCGAATCCGATGTGCTGATCGAAAATTACAAAGTGGGCGACCTCGCCAAATATGGCTTGGACTACGAGAGCCTAAAAAAGTTTAAGCCAGATTTAATCTATTGCTCTATTACGGGTTTTGGTCAGACCGGCCCTTATGCACATCGACCTGGTTATGACTTCATTATTCAAGGCATTGGTGGATTCATGAGTGTGACTGGTGAAGCAGATGACTTTGAAGGGGCCAGCCCACAAAAATCGGGAGTTGCGATTGCCGACATCTTTACCGGCATGTATGCCTCAACGGCAATCCTGGCTGCAGTAGTACATCGTGATCACACTGGTGAAGGTCAGTACATTGACATGTCTTTACTCGATACACAAATCGCTGTGATGGCCAATGTCTCCAGCGCCTATTTAACCTCAGGTGAGGTTCCTCGTCGCTGGGGTAATGCTTCTCCGATCATTGTTCCCTACCAAACCTTCCCCACCTCAGATGGTTGGATGATCGTAGCAGCAGGTAATGATGGCCAGTATCGGCATTTTGTTAACGCAGGGGGCGAAGCTCATCTAGCAGACAATCCACTTTTTTTAACCAACCCCCTACGTGTACAACATCGCAAACAACTGATTCCATTATTAGAGGCAATGACACGCAAGAAGACTAAGGGCGATTGGATTGCTCTGCTAGAGCAAGCCAATGTGCCTTGCGGTCCGATTAATAATTTCAAAGAAGTATTTGAAAATGAACAAGTGATTGCGCGCAATGTGCAAATCAATGTGCCGCATCCAACGGTAGGCAATATGAAATTAGTCGCTAGCCCTATGAAACTATCCAAAACACCTACTGAAGTCCGTATGGCTCCGCCCACTCTCGGGCAACATACTCAAGAAGTACTTCAAGAGCGACTCCATATGGATGACAAATCAATCGCCGCACTTCGCAACAAGGGAATCATTTAA
- a CDS encoding MFS transporter yields MSKPSLTMKQVLIFGGLMVTLSMGIRHGFGLFNLPITMANGWGRETFALTIALQNLIWGAVQPITGALADRYGSFKIMIAGGLLYALGLAGMAVSTDALNFTIAGGLLIGLAQTATTYSVVYGILGRNVPADKRVWAMGIAAAAGSFGQFLMIPAEQGLLSAFGAQDALLMLGLMASLMIPTAFMLREKNFVHSHNLGDQTIKEALKEAINNPSFQLLTLGYFVCGFQVVFIAVHLAPYLKDLSSIYPAVGAPAVATTALALIGLFNIFGTYGSGYFGQRFPKRYLLSGIYLGRAFAITAFLLIPPSPMSTYVFAAIMGFLWLSTIPLTNGIVAQIFGVKYLTMLSGLVFFSHQLGSFCGAFLGGYLFDRTGSYLIVWQIAIALGVFAFLVNLPVKERAIARVANA; encoded by the coding sequence ATCTCCAAACCCTCTCTCACCATGAAACAAGTCCTTATTTTTGGTGGGCTTATGGTCACACTCTCCATGGGCATTCGTCATGGTTTTGGCTTATTCAATTTGCCCATCACCATGGCCAATGGTTGGGGTCGTGAAACTTTTGCCTTAACGATTGCCCTACAAAATCTCATTTGGGGCGCTGTACAACCAATCACAGGGGCACTAGCAGATCGCTACGGATCATTCAAAATCATGATTGCTGGTGGCTTACTTTATGCGCTCGGTTTAGCAGGCATGGCTGTTTCCACTGATGCACTTAATTTCACCATTGCGGGCGGTTTACTCATTGGTTTAGCACAAACTGCAACCACCTACAGCGTAGTCTATGGCATCTTAGGTCGTAACGTGCCTGCCGATAAACGAGTTTGGGCAATGGGCATTGCAGCAGCAGCAGGTTCGTTTGGTCAATTCCTGATGATCCCCGCAGAACAAGGATTGCTAAGCGCATTCGGTGCGCAAGACGCGCTCTTAATGTTGGGCTTAATGGCCAGCCTGATGATTCCGACGGCGTTTATGTTGCGTGAGAAGAATTTTGTTCACAGCCATAACTTAGGCGATCAAACCATTAAAGAAGCTTTAAAAGAGGCCATCAATAATCCAAGCTTTCAATTATTGACCCTAGGTTATTTTGTTTGTGGATTTCAAGTGGTCTTTATTGCAGTTCATTTAGCACCCTACCTTAAAGATTTATCTTCTATTTATCCTGCCGTAGGCGCACCTGCAGTTGCCACTACTGCACTTGCCTTAATTGGACTATTTAATATCTTTGGTACCTATGGCTCTGGATATTTTGGGCAACGCTTTCCAAAGCGTTATCTGCTCTCAGGAATCTATTTAGGTCGTGCGTTTGCAATCACTGCATTTTTATTGATCCCACCAAGTCCTATGAGCACTTATGTGTTTGCTGCCATCATGGGTTTCTTGTGGCTTTCGACAATTCCATTAACCAACGGCATTGTGGCGCAAATCTTTGGTGTTAAATACCTGACAATGCTTTCAGGTTTAGTATTTTTCTCTCATCAATTGGGTAGTTTTTGTGGTGCTTTCTTAGGGGGATATTTGTTTGATCGCACAGGCTCTTACTTGATTGTTTGGCAGATTGCGATTGCATTAGGAGTATTTGCGTTCTTAGTCAATTTACCAGTGAAAGAGCGTGCCATTGCCAGAGTCGCCAATGCTTAA
- a CDS encoding NUDIX hydrolase family protein: MTALSTSTIAALEEMLQNTARSAPADYLPIYFARGASEEQAIGYLNPEFIPYLQEFLKKQAVPLISMGNDRLSIHLGKPKDVSMSLNQLANHLRLGGFIPGWRNEEFAWVDQNGHQYFSLERAAFRTFGFRSMATHINGYTKSQTIWLGRRSENKATDPGRLDNMAAGGISADETPWVCARRELWEEAGVPAQIADEIEPVTRIHMRRPLTGWGFHDEQLYVYDLVLADNFIPTNHDGEVSGFINVSFAEAAARILADEFTSDAAFVTADFLLRRNK; the protein is encoded by the coding sequence ATGACTGCCTTATCTACTAGCACCATCGCCGCCCTTGAGGAAATGCTCCAGAATACGGCGCGCTCTGCTCCTGCTGATTACTTACCAATTTATTTTGCTCGTGGCGCTAGTGAGGAGCAGGCTATTGGCTACCTTAATCCTGAATTTATTCCATACCTGCAAGAGTTTCTCAAGAAACAAGCTGTTCCACTGATTTCGATGGGCAATGATCGCTTAAGTATTCACTTAGGCAAGCCTAAAGATGTATCAATGAGCTTAAATCAGCTAGCGAACCACCTGCGCTTGGGTGGCTTTATCCCTGGATGGCGAAACGAAGAGTTTGCTTGGGTCGATCAAAACGGTCATCAATACTTTAGTCTGGAGCGAGCTGCTTTTCGTACTTTTGGATTTCGTAGTATGGCAACCCATATCAATGGTTACACCAAGAGCCAGACAATTTGGTTGGGCAGGCGCAGTGAAAATAAGGCTACCGATCCAGGCAGGTTAGACAACATGGCTGCCGGCGGAATCTCTGCTGATGAAACTCCTTGGGTCTGTGCGCGACGTGAACTCTGGGAAGAAGCCGGAGTGCCCGCGCAAATTGCCGATGAGATTGAGCCCGTAACTCGCATTCATATGCGTAGACCGCTTACAGGATGGGGTTTTCATGATGAGCAACTCTATGTGTATGACCTGGTGCTAGCCGATAATTTCATTCCTACTAATCATGACGGTGAAGTGAGTGGCTTTATTAACGTTTCTTTTGCGGAAGCCGCTGCCCGCATTCTTGCTGATGAATTCACGAGCGATGCTGCTTTTGTGACTGCCGATTTCCTTTTGCGGCGCAATAAATAG
- the thiC gene encoding phosphomethylpyrimidine synthase ThiC: MSTASPKTTKHEIPSLKSLERDFGQKFAYPASTKIYLQGSRADIKAPIRMIEQLPTRVGEELVANPPVPVYDTSGPYSDPEIVINLEKGLPRLRETWIKERNDTEQLSGPSSEYGVARSQDEATQNLRFAHISAPRVAKTGNNVSQMYYARKGIITPEMEYVALRESMGLEQLRKDPAYKQLLKQHPGKGYGANLPDIVTGEFVRSEIAAGRAIIPANINHPELEPMIIGRNFRVKINGNLGNSAVTSSINEEVEKMVWSIRWGADTIMDLSTGKHIHETREWIIRNSPVPIGTVPIYQALDKTGGIAEDLTWEMFRDTLIEQAEQGVDYFTIHAGVLLRYVPLTADRITGIVSRGGSIMAKWCLAHHKENFLYTKFDEICEIMKAYDVSFSLGDGLRPGCIADSNDAAQFGELHTLGELTAKAWKNDVQVMIEGPGHVPMQRIEENMTEELKHCLEAPFYTLGPLITDIAPGYDHITSGIGAAQIGWYGTAMLCYVTPKEHLGLPDKEDVREGIITYKIAAHGADLAKGLPGAQVRDNALSKARFEFRWEDQFNLGLDPERAREYHDATLPAEGAKIAHFCSMCGPKFCSMKITQEVRDYAATLDADGNPKQGSKVIPIAEVTDAAKGMEEMSAEFRKRGSEIYQ; this comes from the coding sequence ATGAGTACAGCTAGCCCCAAAACCACCAAACATGAAATTCCGAGCCTCAAGAGCTTAGAACGCGACTTCGGTCAAAAATTTGCATATCCTGCATCTACCAAAATCTATTTACAAGGTTCACGTGCAGATATCAAAGCACCGATACGCATGATTGAGCAATTACCAACTCGGGTTGGTGAAGAACTGGTTGCCAATCCACCTGTTCCTGTTTACGACACTTCAGGCCCATACAGCGATCCAGAAATCGTTATCAATCTGGAAAAAGGTCTGCCAAGATTGCGTGAGACTTGGATTAAAGAACGCAATGACACTGAACAACTCTCTGGACCCAGCTCTGAGTATGGTGTTGCGCGTTCCCAAGATGAGGCAACTCAAAACTTACGCTTTGCGCATATAAGTGCGCCACGGGTTGCTAAGACAGGCAATAACGTCAGTCAAATGTATTACGCCCGCAAAGGCATTATTACTCCAGAAATGGAATACGTTGCCTTACGTGAATCCATGGGCCTAGAACAACTTCGTAAAGATCCTGCATATAAGCAATTACTCAAACAACATCCCGGTAAAGGCTATGGCGCCAATCTGCCTGACATCGTCACCGGTGAATTTGTGCGCTCTGAGATTGCTGCTGGTCGCGCCATTATTCCAGCCAACATTAATCACCCAGAATTAGAGCCAATGATTATTGGTCGTAACTTCCGTGTGAAAATCAATGGCAACTTAGGTAACTCTGCTGTGACTTCTTCAATCAATGAAGAAGTAGAGAAAATGGTTTGGTCGATTCGTTGGGGTGCTGACACCATCATGGATCTATCTACTGGTAAACATATTCATGAAACCCGTGAGTGGATTATTCGTAACTCACCAGTTCCAATTGGTACAGTACCGATTTACCAAGCTTTAGATAAAACTGGTGGTATCGCAGAAGATCTCACTTGGGAAATGTTCCGCGATACCTTAATTGAGCAAGCTGAACAAGGTGTGGACTACTTCACAATTCACGCTGGTGTATTACTGCGTTACGTACCGCTGACAGCTGACCGAATCACTGGCATCGTTTCCCGTGGCGGATCCATCATGGCTAAATGGTGTTTGGCTCATCACAAAGAGAACTTCCTCTACACCAAGTTTGATGAGATTTGCGAAATCATGAAGGCCTATGACGTCTCCTTTAGCTTAGGTGATGGCCTACGCCCTGGTTGCATCGCTGACTCAAACGACGCAGCCCAGTTTGGTGAGCTCCATACCCTCGGCGAACTGACTGCCAAGGCTTGGAAAAATGATGTGCAGGTGATGATTGAAGGTCCGGGTCACGTTCCGATGCAGCGCATTGAAGAGAATATGACTGAAGAGCTCAAGCATTGCTTAGAAGCACCCTTCTATACCCTCGGACCATTGATCACCGATATCGCCCCTGGTTATGACCATATTACTAGCGGCATCGGTGCAGCACAAATTGGTTGGTATGGTACTGCGATGCTTTGCTATGTCACACCAAAAGAGCATTTAGGTTTGCCAGACAAAGAAGATGTGCGCGAAGGCATCATCACCTACAAGATTGCAGCGCATGGTGCTGACCTTGCAAAAGGTTTACCTGGCGCTCAAGTACGTGATAACGCCTTATCGAAAGCCCGTTTTGAGTTCCGCTGGGAAGACCAATTTAATCTCGGCTTAGATCCTGAACGTGCCCGTGAATATCACGATGCTACTTTACCTGCTGAGGGCGCCAAGATTGCGCATTTCTGCTCGATGTGTGGTCCGAAGTTCTGCTCGATGAAGATCACACAAGAAGTGCGTGACTATGCTGCTACATTAGACGCTGATGGCAACCCCAAGCAAGGCTCTAAAGTCATTCCGATTGCAGAAGTGACCGACGCCGCTAAGGGTATGGAAGAAATGTCTGCAGAGTTCCGCAAGCGCGGTAGCGAGATTTATCAGTAA
- a CDS encoding FAD-dependent oxidoreductase has translation MNQALSMPSKYAIVGAGLMGRLLAVALAQRGAQVDLFDQGGSDASGAAARIAAAMLAPLAESAITEDSVVRMGIHSLPRWKQLISELSNSVYFQQDGTLILWHRQDANEAERFTNHLEKNCRHNPQLTLPQKLNSAELRKLEPGVADRFIQGLYLPGEGQLDNRQLLNALLQELIILKVNCLWNTAVDPEQLRNDSQYQCVIDCRGNGAKDAWTSPGKSLRGVRGEVVRLFAPEVKLRRPTRLIHPRYPIYIAPKENDVYVVGATEIESDDLSEMSVRSAMELLSAVYTVHSGFAEARILEMATQCRPTLKNNLPEIRVQKDKGLSDLIMINGLYRHGFMISPAVLDSTLELLEVGQSNTALELGLSITSNTSSHEASVCV, from the coding sequence ATGAATCAAGCTTTATCCATGCCCAGCAAATACGCTATCGTCGGCGCCGGCCTCATGGGTCGGCTCCTGGCGGTAGCGCTTGCTCAGCGTGGAGCGCAAGTTGATTTATTTGATCAAGGCGGTTCTGATGCAAGCGGTGCAGCTGCTCGTATTGCTGCTGCCATGCTGGCACCATTGGCTGAGTCTGCTATTACCGAGGATTCGGTGGTACGCATGGGTATTCATAGCTTGCCACGCTGGAAACAGCTCATTAGTGAACTCTCTAATTCAGTCTATTTTCAGCAAGATGGCACTTTAATTTTGTGGCATCGACAAGATGCTAATGAAGCCGAGCGCTTTACCAATCATCTTGAAAAGAATTGTCGTCACAATCCTCAATTAACGCTGCCGCAAAAACTCAATAGTGCAGAGTTACGCAAGCTTGAGCCTGGTGTCGCAGATCGATTTATACAAGGCTTATATTTACCTGGTGAAGGTCAACTCGATAATCGTCAATTACTGAATGCTCTATTACAAGAATTAATCATTCTGAAAGTCAATTGTCTTTGGAATACTGCGGTAGATCCGGAGCAATTGCGTAATGATAGTCAATATCAATGCGTAATTGATTGCCGTGGTAATGGCGCCAAAGATGCTTGGACCTCACCTGGCAAGAGCTTACGAGGAGTACGCGGTGAAGTGGTGCGTCTCTTTGCCCCAGAGGTCAAATTACGCAGACCTACTCGCTTGATTCATCCTCGTTACCCCATTTATATCGCCCCTAAAGAGAATGACGTCTATGTAGTTGGTGCAACAGAGATTGAGTCTGATGATCTTTCGGAGATGAGTGTGCGCTCTGCGATGGAGTTACTCAGTGCGGTGTATACCGTGCATAGCGGCTTTGCTGAAGCCCGCATCTTAGAGATGGCAACCCAATGTCGCCCTACTTTGAAAAATAACTTGCCAGAAATTCGGGTGCAGAAAGATAAAGGCTTATCAGATTTGATCATGATCAATGGTCTCTATCGCCATGGATTTATGATATCTCCAGCAGTCCTAGATTCCACATTAGAGCTCTTAGAAGTCGGTCAAAGTAATACTGCACTGGAATTGGGTTTGAGCATTACCAGTAACACTAGCAGTCATGAGGCAAGTGTATGCGTGTAA
- the thiS gene encoding sulfur carrier protein ThiS has product MRVIVNQIEYELPSQSMISDALSLINAKPPYAVAVNLNFVPKTKYDQFPLNENDQIEVIAPVTGG; this is encoded by the coding sequence ATGCGTGTAATCGTCAACCAGATTGAATATGAGCTTCCGAGTCAAAGCATGATCTCAGATGCGCTGTCCTTGATTAATGCAAAACCGCCTTATGCAGTTGCGGTGAATTTGAACTTTGTACCCAAAACGAAATATGATCAATTTCCCCTCAATGAAAATGATCAGATTGAAGTCATTGCCCCAGTCACTGGCGGCTAA
- a CDS encoding thiazole synthase: MTAPLPNNLNSADALVLYGESFASRLLLGTSRYPSPKVLENAVETANPAMITVSLRRQGTSTTEAHSGFWDLLKKMSVPVLPNTAGCHSPQEVITTAQMAREVFENDWIKLELIGDDYTLQPDTLRLVQTAETLIKDGFKVLPYCTEDLILCQRLVDVGCQAVMPWAAPIGTGQGPLNPYAMKLLRDRIKVPLIVDAGLGLPSHACTVMEWGFDGVLLNTAVALANDPAAMAKSFAMAVDAGRTAYLSGAMKPQESAQASTPLVGTPFWHQA; encoded by the coding sequence ATGACTGCCCCATTACCCAACAATCTGAATAGCGCTGATGCCCTCGTTTTATACGGCGAGAGCTTTGCCAGCCGTTTACTATTAGGCACCTCACGCTATCCTTCTCCAAAGGTACTCGAGAATGCAGTAGAGACGGCCAATCCAGCGATGATTACCGTAAGCTTGCGTCGCCAGGGTACTAGCACTACTGAAGCCCATAGCGGCTTTTGGGATCTGCTCAAGAAAATGTCAGTCCCCGTTCTACCAAATACGGCAGGCTGCCATAGTCCGCAAGAGGTCATTACTACTGCCCAGATGGCGCGCGAAGTGTTTGAGAATGATTGGATTAAGTTAGAGCTCATCGGCGATGACTACACTTTGCAACCCGATACGTTGCGCCTTGTGCAAACTGCAGAAACCTTAATTAAAGATGGTTTTAAGGTGTTACCGTACTGCACTGAAGATTTGATTTTGTGCCAACGTTTGGTGGATGTAGGTTGCCAAGCAGTGATGCCTTGGGCTGCGCCTATTGGTACTGGTCAAGGCCCACTGAATCCATATGCCATGAAGTTATTGCGTGACCGCATCAAGGTACCACTGATTGTGGATGCCGGATTAGGACTTCCTTCCCATGCTTGCACGGTAATGGAATGGGGTTTTGATGGCGTGCTGCTAAATACCGCTGTAGCCCTTGCGAATGATCCTGCGGCTATGGCTAAATCCTTTGCGATGGCTGTGGATGCAGGTCGAACTGCTTACCTGTCAGGCGCCATGAAACCACAAGAGTCTGCCCAAGCAAGTACCCCTTTAGTTGGCACACCCTTTTGGCATCAAGCCTAG
- a CDS encoding thiamine phosphate synthase: MSLVRDLADQIIQAHKGDELCIPLPQFSMCSPPPRIDNEAATDHYELAGALAAIEMGFIESDAKVLGKAWSRMTLHDGGFNPFKWPSRPEQFDLLPWTRNMNPNAFKECPKRLGLYGVMPDADWVKRMVEAELPTVQLRFKSEDRYKIRKQIKESVKAVEGSKTLLFINDFWEEAIDAQAYGVHLGQEDLETADLEKIRAAGLRLGLSTHGYAELAHADRFCPSYIAMGAVFATNLKKMPTAPQGLGRLYQYAKLMSHYPLVAIGGIDQESIHVVAKSGVGSVAVVRAITQAKDPKAAVKHLQALMQT; the protein is encoded by the coding sequence ATGAGTCTAGTACGTGACCTTGCCGATCAGATTATTCAAGCGCATAAAGGCGATGAATTGTGTATTCCATTGCCACAATTTTCCATGTGCTCACCTCCTCCACGCATTGATAATGAGGCTGCAACTGATCATTACGAACTTGCTGGCGCACTTGCTGCTATTGAAATGGGCTTTATTGAATCGGATGCCAAAGTCTTAGGGAAAGCATGGTCACGCATGACCTTGCATGATGGTGGTTTTAATCCGTTTAAGTGGCCCAGCAGACCAGAGCAGTTCGACTTATTGCCTTGGACGCGCAATATGAATCCAAATGCTTTTAAAGAATGTCCGAAGCGCTTGGGACTTTATGGTGTCATGCCCGATGCTGATTGGGTAAAGCGTATGGTTGAAGCTGAACTGCCGACTGTGCAATTGCGCTTTAAATCTGAAGATCGCTACAAAATCAGAAAACAAATTAAGGAATCTGTCAAAGCGGTTGAGGGCAGCAAGACCTTACTCTTTATCAATGACTTCTGGGAAGAGGCTATAGATGCACAGGCTTATGGAGTGCATCTCGGACAAGAGGATTTAGAGACTGCTGATTTGGAAAAAATTCGGGCGGCAGGTTTAAGGCTGGGCCTAAGCACTCATGGTTATGCTGAGTTAGCTCATGCAGACCGTTTTTGTCCTAGCTATATTGCGATGGGCGCAGTCTTCGCGACTAACCTTAAGAAAATGCCCACGGCACCACAAGGACTAGGCAGACTATATCAATACGCGAAATTGATGAGTCACTATCCATTAGTTGCCATTGGTGGCATCGATCAAGAAAGCATTCATGTGGTTGCCAAGAGTGGCGTAGGTTCTGTTGCGGTGGTGAGGGCTATCACACAAGCCAAAGATCCTAAGGCTGCCGTCAAACACCTGCAAGCATTAATGCAAACTTAG